A section of the Leptotrichia buccalis C-1013-b genome encodes:
- a CDS encoding DKNYY domain-containing protein produces MKSKLSKIVMLVFLVANLGMAEYIKKDNAVYYKDETEQADERKVENADFKTFVKLNDVYGKDGKSVFYFDKKLEGADVKTFQVIGEVNGKDKKYIYKYDEKMEINPKDFKLYKNKDKLLYFRNNGKLYIGGSFFEVEYVQDLNSFEVIDQGYSKDKYNIYYAGTPIYDVDKSTFQIIMPDYYAKDKNNVYSGSDKIKDANPDTIKILNQVYLKDDKNVFLNFGQKIENADATTFEVMEENASYGKDKNNVYYLGEKLKGADAKSFEIILEPNNLVQMYSKDRNSVFIGGRKIKEADLKTFERLSGTDYYSKDKNNLYYQEVKIDKIDNKNLKILYSDGVDLIKNGNKIFAEGKKLNIKSPETFEIILSKYYNFPNLIYGKDDKNVYAISKFDKTYSSKVIKNADVNSFEVMENSMYTKDKNNIYFTRDNIIKLEGADKGSFVIITEEVDFSYDKNNVYFRGKKINGINSDGFKIINLNNQNESFYFLADNKNLYKLITIFDEDTDEIVKTKLVAVKNPKVDITSFESVKKFFTNYYRDKSNIYYYDADYKALKRLEGTDRNSFISLEANFGKDNKNVFYNGNKLEGVNSDGFEILDENAIIFKNKNNVYFLKAKNEEKKYKLIPLNFDSSSFKPVHKRSGYFKDKNGIYYFDYSNLETLDTKKNENIQNKLFFKIEGVDIPTFRELQFGYSKDKNRVYCKNKEIEEADAESFVIFYTDDRIVVKDKNRIYENGCE; encoded by the coding sequence ATGAAAAGTAAACTTTCTAAAATTGTAATGCTTGTCTTTCTTGTGGCAAATCTGGGAATGGCTGAATATATAAAAAAAGATAATGCTGTTTACTATAAGGATGAAACGGAGCAGGCTGATGAGAGAAAAGTAGAAAATGCGGATTTTAAGACATTCGTAAAATTAAATGATGTTTATGGGAAAGATGGGAAAAGTGTTTTTTATTTTGATAAGAAGTTAGAAGGTGCTGATGTTAAGACTTTTCAGGTAATTGGGGAAGTTAATGGAAAAGATAAAAAATATATTTATAAGTATGATGAAAAAATGGAGATAAATCCGAAAGATTTCAAACTTTATAAAAATAAGGACAAACTTTTGTATTTCAGAAATAATGGCAAATTGTATATTGGAGGAAGTTTTTTTGAAGTTGAGTATGTTCAGGATTTGAATAGTTTTGAGGTAATTGATCAAGGTTATTCAAAGGACAAGTATAATATCTATTATGCTGGAACGCCGATATATGATGTTGATAAAAGTACATTTCAGATAATAATGCCTGATTATTACGCAAAAGACAAGAATAATGTGTACAGTGGCTCTGATAAAATAAAAGATGCGAATCCTGATACGATAAAAATATTAAATCAGGTTTATTTGAAGGATGATAAAAATGTATTTCTGAATTTTGGTCAAAAAATAGAAAATGCCGATGCGACTACTTTTGAAGTGATGGAAGAAAATGCATCTTATGGAAAAGATAAAAATAATGTCTACTATCTTGGCGAAAAACTAAAGGGAGCTGATGCAAAATCTTTTGAAATAATTTTAGAGCCTAACAATCTTGTTCAGATGTATTCAAAAGATAGAAACAGTGTCTTTATAGGAGGACGGAAAATAAAAGAGGCTGATTTGAAAACTTTTGAAAGGCTTTCTGGAACAGATTATTATTCAAAGGATAAAAATAATCTTTACTATCAGGAAGTGAAAATTGATAAAATTGATAATAAAAATCTTAAAATTTTGTATTCTGATGGAGTTGACTTGATAAAAAATGGGAATAAAATTTTTGCAGAAGGGAAAAAATTAAATATAAAAAGTCCAGAAACTTTTGAAATAATTTTGAGCAAATATTATAACTTCCCAAATTTAATTTACGGAAAAGATGATAAAAATGTATATGCAATTTCAAAATTTGATAAAACTTATTCAAGTAAAGTAATAAAAAATGCAGACGTAAATTCTTTTGAAGTAATGGAAAACAGCATGTATACAAAAGATAAAAATAATATTTATTTTACAAGGGATAATATTATAAAGCTAGAAGGTGCTGATAAGGGTAGTTTTGTTATAATTACGGAAGAAGTTGACTTTTCTTATGACAAGAATAATGTTTATTTTAGGGGAAAGAAAATAAATGGGATAAATTCTGATGGATTTAAAATTATAAATTTGAATAATCAAAATGAATCCTTTTATTTTTTGGCTGATAATAAAAATTTATATAAGTTGATTACTATTTTTGATGAAGATACTGATGAAATTGTAAAAACTAAACTGGTTGCTGTGAAAAATCCAAAAGTAGATATTACAAGTTTTGAATCAGTGAAAAAGTTTTTTACAAATTATTATAGGGATAAAAGTAATATTTATTATTATGATGCAGATTACAAGGCGCTAAAAAGGTTAGAAGGTACAGATAGGAATAGTTTTATAAGTCTTGAAGCAAATTTTGGAAAAGATAATAAGAATGTTTTTTATAATGGAAATAAATTGGAAGGCGTAAATTCTGATGGATTTGAAATTTTAGATGAAAATGCTATAATTTTTAAAAATAAAAATAATGTTTATTTCTTGAAAGCTAAAAATGAAGAAAAAAAATATAAACTTATACCTTTAAATTTTGACAGCAGTTCCTTTAAGCCTGTTCATAAACGTAGCGGATATTTTAAAGATAAAAATGGAATCTATTATTTTGATTATTCAAATTTGGAAACATTGGACACAAAGAAAAATGAGAATATTCAAAATAAACTGTTTTTTAAAATAGAAGGCGTAGATATTCCGACATTCAGGGAACTTCAATTTGGTTATTCAAAAGATAAGAATAGGGTGTATTGTAAAAATAAGGAAATTGAAGAGGCGGATGCAGAAAGTTTTGTTATATTTTATACGGATGATAGAATTGTAGTTAAAGATAAGAATAGAATTTATGAAAATGGTTGTGAATAA